GCACCTGTTCGGCGGAATCGGGCTGCAACAGGGCTTCCACGGCCTGCGTGAGATCATTCCAGAAATCGTCAACGGCCAATAAATGATCGTGGCTCATCGCATCGAACAGCGATTCGATCACCATGTAGCCGTAACCCAGACCGAAGAACGGCCGGAGTTGTTCCATCGGCAAATCGAGCAGTTTCAGCGTCGCTTCATCGACATTCGGCATGCTCCGCAGACCGGCGACGAGATTTTCCAGCGTCTGGGCCCGATCCGCAGTCGCGGTAAAGGCGAGCGCACCGGCAATCTTCACTCGCTGCGGCCAATCATCGGGTTGAAACAGCGTCGGGGCATCCGGCAGGGCGAAAATTTGACCTTCCTGCGGGGATTCGTGATCGTAAGGCGAATTGACTTGGGGCGGCTGAATTCCCCCGCGCAGCACTGCCGGGTGCCACAACACCAGCGCCCCATGAAGCCAGGCCCGCATTTCGTCATCATTGAGAATGATTGGATGATGCGTTGGCAGGCGATAAGGACTCAGCAGAAACGCAGAACGCTCGCTCATGGCAGCACCGCAGGCGGGAGAGACGATCCTCGCCGACCAGCCAACCCTCGCTCTGGTCTGCGAGCCAAGAAACTCCCGTGCAGTATAGCAAATTCCGCCGCCGGTGTCTGGAATCGCTTGTGTGTTTGCAATTGAATCGCAGGCAGGATGCCGCAAGCGACGGCATCCTGCTCAGCAAGAGGAATTACTCGAGATTCGCAATGACCTCTCCCCCCGCGATCGAAACCATGGGACCAATGATGTTCGATTGAGAATAACGGATGAATCGGACCGACCCATCTGCCAGAAGCCAATTTGCGCCTTGAGGATGAAAACTCCAAAAGCGAAAGCGATCGCATGCGGAGCGAATGTCACCAGGACCATAGACATCGCTCCGGACGAAAGAGCAAGGGTCAGCCAATGAGATTGCAAGGGCACCAAAATCCATACAGGAAAATGGGCCGTAGCTATCCGGGATATATCGGTAAAGGGGATACCACCAGCCAGCGAGGAGGTTTTCTGGTGGTGGTCGTTCACCAACAAAGAGAGTGTTGCTGGTGCCATCTCGAATTTCTGAAACGTTCCAGCCAGCGGAAGCAACCATCATCCCCAGTTGAGGTAAATCGTCGGGTTTCGAACTGTCACGCCAGACAATTATCCCTAAATAGGACGAGTAGGCAGCTTGCACTCCCTTGCTATCCGCACCTGGTGAATAGAGTCGACTATCTGCGGGGCAAATCCAGAGTTTGATGGTCGCACGACTGCCACGGTGTGATTTGTAAACCTGGAATTTATCTGGGTATAACCGACAATCTTCTTCCGCTTGGCGATACAGTGATTCTTGTTCGATATCTGGCAGAATTAAGGATTGCCAACTCAGCATGTCGAACGGTGTTTGCCCCGATTTGTTCGGATTGCGACCGGGTGGAAATCGATCGTGTCGGCCATGGAATTGATGGAGTGCCAGCCCCATTTGCCGAAGATTGTTCTGGCAGTTTGAGCGGGCAGCCGCCGTGCGTACCGATTGGACCGCGCTCAACAAGAGGCCAATGAGGATACCGAGGATCGAAATGACAACGAGCAATTCGATGAGCGTGAATGCGGTTCGCTTCATCCCGTGAAGGTTTATCGACATGATTACTCTTCCTTGATTTCCAATGTGCATTTCTGGCAATCATTGAATTCGATATCGATCTGCATCTCTGAACTTGGCAACCGAATCAAATATCAGTGACAATTACTGCGATCATTTGGAATCAGATCGATTGCGGGATCAATTGATATCACGCACCCAACTGAGTTAAGCAAGTTTCGCATTCCGAACTCGCATATAAATCAAGGCAATGAAAATGAGAACAACGGCCACGATGACAATGACGCGGATCGTTGTGAGACTCTGCGGTTTCGTTTCGGGAAACAAGGTTGGCTTTTCTGGAGTCATTGGAGGCAGGAGTTTCTCTTCAGGAGAAATTCGCATTCCATCCGAGCTAACGATGTACTGGGTTCCTGAAATTTTGTCACGTACCGGAGTAGAACCAGGATAATTGATCTGAAATCGTTGGTTCGAGATGGGTTTATTGAGAATTAGTGAAGTTACTGTGCCCTTCGCAGTTGGCGGAGGATTATCCGAGTCACCGAAGGAATATAAATACTCGGTGGGAAAGTATACATTGTCTTGGTTGCTGAATGATTTGATTTCGTAAATACCAGTAAATGATCGATCGCTACTGGAGAGTTTCATAATCACTTTCGTTGCAAGAAAGTGTTCTGGAGAGATAAATATTGTGATGTGTGCCGGAGTCGGTTCGTACTCATCCTTCAAATCGGCTTCGATAACAATTTGGCCGCTTCGCTGACTGATTGTTTTGTTGAGCGATTTGCTTATCAAGTGTTCGAGCGTGACAAAGCCATCCGGTGATTTAATTGGAAAGGTTAGCAGTCCCCAGGACCATGGGGAACGGGTAGATGGGGATTCGACCTGATCTGTGTCGATCTCTGCACCAGCCTCGAAGGTTTTTGGTGATGCTGATTGGTATTTTTTTTGAAGTCGTTGTTGAATGTTATTTTTTCGTAAAAGTGTGAAAGTTGAATTAGAATGCGAATAGTCAATTCGAATCCCAGTTGGTGATTTCTCGAAAACTCCGGTCGTTTTCGGGACGGAGTCCGCCAATGGTGACGATTCGACCGCCTCCCACGTGTAACGGCAACTACAAGAAATAATCGATTCCCGTGCCGCTTGATGTGCTTGAATAACGCTCTCAAATGTTAACGGAGCAGCGTGTGCGGATGAAAAAACGGTAATCCATAAAACTGCTGCGAAAAACTGTGGCTTGCGTAACATTCGTTTACCTCGATGAAGATCACACGATGCACGGAGGGAGAGCATGTATCTCGATGGAATCGATCGCTACCGTCATTGAATTTGTTTCACCCCAGATGACTCATCTCGGACGGTTCACGCGTATTTTGATTTAGTGATTGGATCGATCAGGCATTGGTGATTCTCGGTTGTGAGGATTGTAAATTCCGCCGCCGGTGTCTGGAATTGGCTCCGGCGGCGGAATTCTTCTCGATTAGCCTCGGGCGGCGATGCGGCGGGTTCCGCTCAGCACAATCAGCAGGCTGATGAGCATCAAGGCACACAAGAGCGTCCATTTCACCGCGGAATTCGTCGGAGCCGTCGGGATGGGAGTGAGATCCTCGAACGGTGCTTCGTAAGTCCAGGTGAGGTTTGGAATCATCTTGTCAGCCGGATTCGAGTATGTCCATGTGACGTTCGGGATGTGATTGGCGTTGATGGGTTGTCCGAGTGCTTCGAGTTCGTTGATTGGTTTGCCAGTCGCGTCCACTCGATAGGTCGTTTGCGTTACCGAGTTGAACAGGACGGCGGGTTGCGTGTATTGCACTTGGAATGCATCTGCGGGAATTGGGCGATTGAGCACAATTTCCGAAACTTCACATGC
This DNA window, taken from Tuwongella immobilis, encodes the following:
- a CDS encoding DUF1559 family PulG-like putative transporter, yielding MSINLHGMKRTAFTLIELLVVISILGILIGLLLSAVQSVRTAAARSNCQNNLRQMGLALHQFHGRHDRFPPGRNPNKSGQTPFDMLSWQSLILPDIEQESLYRQAEEDCRLYPDKFQVYKSHRGSRATIKLWICPADSRLYSPGADSKGVQAAYSSYLGIIVWRDSSKPDDLPQLGMMVASAGWNVSEIRDGTSNTLFVGERPPPENLLAGWWYPLYRYIPDSYGPFSCMDFGALAISLADPCSFVRSDVYGPGDIRSACDRFRFWSFHPQGANWLLADGSVRFIRYSQSNIIGPMVSIAGGEVIANLE